TGCATTAAGTCGGATGTAATCTTTCATCTGTACTAAGAAATCTTGGTCTTTTTCTATTCGAAAGGCACGCTCTAATAAATTTAAATAGCCAAGATGCAGTTGCATTTTTATAGGCAGCTCTATTGCTTTACGATACTCTAGAGCCTTTTCTAGCCACGACAATGCCATTAATAAGTTGTCTTCGGCAGGATCTTGCTCGAAAATATCAACTAACCGATCGCTCAAAGCCTCCGCTACACTCGCCAAAACACCATAAATTTTTGCTCTTCGGCGTCTAGCATGCAAATCATTGAGTACAATTTTTGTCAGCGCTTCATCCACAGAGTGCATCCGCTCAAGATGAGCCATTATTTCTTGTCTGAAATCGGCGATTTTTTGATAGCTCCATTGTTCCAGAGAGTTAAGAGATAAATGTGCCGAACAGAAAATAATATCACTTAACGCGCCAGCTAAACCATTATAAGAATAAAGTGACTCAACAAAATTAGGACGTGCGATTATTTGATTTAAGTGGGTAAATGCTTGCTGATAATAAAATAGGGCCTGTTCATAGTTTTCTTCATCTTTTGCAGCGTCACCAAGTTTTTTCTGTGGGCTATCAAAATAAAATTTAGGCATAAAAATCTCTAACTAAAAAAATCAAATTGTATCAAAAAAAACACAACTGATCAAAATCACCTCTTTCTGGATATGAGATTATTGACCCGCATAATATGCAAAGAAAATCCGGATGAATGTTCAGGGCTCCTACGTTTATTCGAATTCGGGTTCTACTTCCATTATTTTTTGATTTGGAGTTTCTTCGCTCAATTGAACGATGGCTTTAGCCCTACTATTAAAACTATAAGTTACATATTCATAACTGGTATTAATCGATACGTATAACTAAGCTCATGCGTCTAGACACAGTATTAACTTCATTTTTCGAGAGGCCTTCTTTAATGTCATTAAGCTTTCTAAAACACCACATCCGTACTATCTCGGCTTTCGATCGACAAAAGGACGGATGTTGGGAAAAACTGGAAGCTCTTCTTATCCTGGTTTTTTCCCTATTCCAGGTAACTTTACACTACCCGGCGGTGTTGCGCTTCCATCACTGTTCTTTCTCGGCGACTTAGTATTTTCTCCTCTCTTAAAGATCTTCAACTGTTGCGAGCCTCCTAGTGCTTGTTTGGGGAGATGGCTAACCGCTTCTCGCCCTTGATCAAAACTACTTGAGCTAGAAGCTGCCTGATCTACAGAAGATGAAAACATTGAATGGCCAGCAGAAACCTTGGGAACACCGGAAGACCCAGCTTGGGGTTCGATGTGGTTTGCATTTTGTCGCCGATGCCCCGTATTAACAACGCTAATCTCATCTGGCAAATCCGTCTCAAACAACATGCCTATCTCTTCAATTGATAGATGGTTCTGCAGTACAATTGATACTCTGGATTTCCTCTCCCCATCATCATTAAACAGACGTATCATCGCTTCATTTGACTGCATGGTCTCTGCCAACAGCTCCTGCTCCGCTTGAGGTACTTCTACCTTTAAAGCAGTAATCGCATTTGATATCAATACCTTAAAATCAACACACTTCTCTTCCCATTCACTTAAGTTTAACAAATTAAACTGGATAATAAGCAAAGATAATTGTAGGTGAAAAACTTTGATAGCTTCAGATAATTCAGTCGCAATAGTATTAGTATTTTCTGCTGAGGATGACTGAGCCTTTTGAGTTGACTTTTTACTTATCCCACCGCCATCAACATTATCTGCTAGTTGATATTGTCGGTGCTCTTCAATACGTTTTAAATTTTCTTTATGTTTCTGTTGCAATTGCTCCCATTCATCACTTGTCATATTTTGTTTAGTTTTGTTACTGTCTTTAAACGATTTATTTTCTTCTTCGACGAGCTGTTCCCTGCGCTTAACAATTGCTTTATATAGCCGTGGAATACACTTATCGATAGTCTCTTCGTTAATAAAATCTTTATTTTTTAATTCAAGCTGTACTCCACCACGAAAGCGCATAGGCTGTTCATAGAGTCGATTAGCATCCTCAAATAGTTCGCTGAATTTTTTATAATCGTTCAGGCAATTTTTTAAATCATGCAACAAGCGCAATAAGGTATCAACATTCTGCCCAGCCCTTTCTAATTTTTCAATTCTCCTAGCAGCGCGCTCAATCAGGCTCTCATATCCCACTATTTCTTTTTGATAACATATCAATCTGATTATGAAATCTTTGCCTGTGACTGTTAACTTGGCCTGTTTCGGTGGAGCCATCTTTTACCCCTCACTATTCTTACCATTATGCTCATTATAGCAAGGACCAGCTTGCTTAGCGAAGCGATGAGAAACATTAAGAATCAAGTTGATGATGATTAACACAGTGATGGGCGATTGAAGAGCAAGTTTTGTCTCTAATTGTGTCTTATTGCTCATTGAAATAAAAATAATTAAAACAATGAAGCACAAAGATCAAATATTGACCACAAAGTTGTTTTTTAATATAATTGAGCCTTCTATAGCTAGTTTCCAGGAGTGCAGCATGGCATTAACAGAAGTTCATGTACAAAATCTACTCTCATCTGATGCAAAAAAAATGACCGAAGACCAGCAAGTATATTTGCTCCACGCCATTCTTGAGGATGCAAAACAACCATTAAACTCACAGCTAGAGCAAGATAAAAATATAATTACACTTATTTCTAGCTGCCAAGAAACCCTTAAGCCAGGAGGATCATTAGGTCCTGCTAGAGATAACGTAAACAAATTAATTGCTCTTCTTGAGCAGACAGAGGGTGGGCAATCCACACTGAATCATTTTAAACAAAATGGGGTCTATCGTATTCTTTATCGCAATCCCAGGATGCATGGTCAGCAATTACCCCAAAATGATGCTTTGAATCAACTTCTACGTGCAGGTTTTACAGGTGTTGGTATCTCTGCAGTAATTGTCGCCTTTTTTGTGGCAACCACTCTTATTGGTGGTGCTCCTTTTTGGCTTACCGCAGTTTCTGCTGGCCTTTTTACCGGTGCCTCAGCCTATTTAAGTGGCATTTTATACGGCGTAGTAAATGATCTTTTTGCAACAAGAGCTAATCTGCCTTACTTTCTTTTAGGCCATCAACCTCAACAACAAAGCATGCTGCGCACCAATGATAAAATAGCTCAAGGTATCGCCTGGGGAGTAGCAGCCACCTTTCCGCTTGTAGCGCTCGCATCCGTCTTATTTGCGGTGGTGGCAACAACTACTGCTTTTTTTGTTCCACTAGCTACATTCCTATTACCTGCCATGATGGTTGCCATGCCTTTAATCGCCATTGGAGCTGAAATGTATGCTCGCAAAATGACCAAGGCTAATGAAGAAAATTATGGTGATAATCTGTACAATATAAGTTTCTACCTAAATGAATACCAACGCGAAGGGCTTAACTTGATGTGTCAAACACGCCAAGAGCTTGCGGCCTGGAAGGCCAATAGTGACCGTAATGTTTTTGGTTTTCATCGCGTGCCCTTGATTGGTGCAGGTGCGTTAGTAGGTTTTGTGGGTTTAAGCGTCTTAAGTGCATTCATCCCAGCCGTGCTTTTTGCTTCACCAATTATTGCTATGGCTGTTCCTGCTGCATTTGCTGGACTTGCCACACTTTCGCTTGCTGTAGGCGGAATTTACACCTACGTTAACCGCAACACATTATTAGATGATCGCTACCGTATGGAGTTTGATGGAGAACTTAAGCCAGATTTATATCTTGATGAAGATGCAGAGTATGTACAAACTGTACTTCACAAATATCCAAGCCCAGCGGAAAAAGCGATGAAAGCAGAGATGACAACCGAAAAAGCTCCTCAAGAGGTCGCTCATTTTGGCCCCGTGATTTCTCTCCCTACTTCGAAACCAACTCTGACCAGCACAACTGAGGAAGAAAAGACGGATGACCTAACTACATCCCCATCTTACTAAGGAAACACATTGCAATGACTTATGACATTCCCTGTTTTTTTTAAAATTATCTACTATAGTTTTAAGACTCTAATAAGAATAATAACAAACGGGGGATGTCATGTTACGTCGATGGACCGCTGTCGCTTTATTATTTTGTACCCTCCCATGCTTTGCTGCTGATGAGCATGAAATAGCCATTACTATTGATGATTTACCCTTTGTTGGTTCAGGCACAAGTACTCCAGCCAGTTTAAAACGCACTCAAGATCGATTTATGGCTATAGTGAAAGCCCTTGTTGATAACCAAGTACCCGCTACAGGTTTTGTGATTGGTGGTGCTGTGGCTAAAAATGAATGGGATCTGTTAGAGACATTCCGCAATCAAGGCTTTGCTTTAGGTAATCATACTTATACCCATGACAGTCTAAACAGCATGAGTGCAAACAAGTACATTGCGGATATTGAGCGAGCAGATGTTAAATTAGCCCCAGTAATGACTGAACCAAAATATTTCCGCTATCCTTACCTTGCTGAAGGAACTGGTGAGAAAAAACAACAGGTGATGAATTACTTAGCAGCGCATCAATACACCATTGCTCCAGTTACTATTGACAGTAAAGATTATGAGTTCAATGCCCAATTTTATAGAATCCCCTATCGCAAGAGAGCACAAAGTATTAATCAATTTAAAAAGCGTTACTTGGCCTACATTTGGAAACAAACTCTGGCAGCAGAACGTAGAACCAACAAGTATAATGGACAGCCTATAAAACAAATATTACTTATCCACGCAAATCTACTAAACAGCTATTGTTTGGAAGACATTATTGAGATGTATAAAAAGAATGGATATAAATTTATTAGTCTTGCTGATGCGTTGAGAGGAGATACGGTGCCTTCATTAAATGCGGGTGCAGAATCTCCGAATCTTGCTGAGCAGACTCCAAAAGAGGCTGTAGTAAATAAGGCGGCGCCTTAATTGTGAAGGGACTCTATCTCGAGGGTATTTTCATTGTAAGTTGGACCATGGCCCAACTTACATATCTCTAAACTAGATATTACTTTGAAGAAACCTGGGCTACACGAGAAATAGCATGCTTAGGTAATAATAACCAATAATGTCCCGTGTTTTTCATATGACCTGCAATCGAGGTTGCGCGATCTCCGTCTCCCCAAAATACATCCCCACGGATCTTGCCACGAATTGCACCACCCGTATCTTGGGCGATCATCAAACGCTGCATAGGCTTATTTTCATCAGGTTTAAGACTATTTGGACGTGTCGTATTCAACCATAATGGAGTTCCCAAAGGAATCCATTGCTTATCTACTGCGAGAGAGTACCCCGGGGTCAACCATACACCTTGCGCCCCCAAAGCCACTCCTTGATTCATTTTACGGAAAAATACAAAAGACTTATTTTCGTTAATGACTGGATTTAATTGTTTAGGATGTTCCGTCAAATAACGCTTAATTGCTTGCATAGACGCATTATGTCGAGTCATAACCCCTTTTCTGATTAAAACTCCAGCAATAGCCGTATATGGCTGTCCATTTTGTGCATCGTAACCTACAGAGATACGCTCACCATCTTCAAGTTCAATAAGCCCTGAGCCCTGAATTTCTAAAAACAGGCGGTCAATAGGACTATTAATCCAAACCAAGACTTTAGCTTTATCCTTTAAAGCTCCTCTAGTGATTTGAGCACGCGTATAATAAGGAACGAGTTGTTTTTTTACCAAACGGCCTACAATACGGCGATTTTTCAGATCTCCGGAAAACATTCCTAAATCAGAAGTAATTAAATCGTCGGGGGTTTCATATAAAGGCACGCTAAATTCCTTCGATTTAGTATAACTGCCCTTAATTGTTGGAACATAATAACCAGTAAACAAACCAGGTCCAGACTCCGGATCAAAAAACTCTACCGGTTGAAACCATTCTTCAAAAAACAATTTAGCTGATTTATCAGTAATCGAATCTATGCTTAAAGCAGCAGCACAGGCAGGTTGCCAATCTTTTACTTGCAGCTCAATATGATCAGTTCCAACCACTTGCTCGGGATTTTGCTTCACAAAAGCACGACAAGAAACTTGAAATGTTGCTAATGAGCGCTTCAAATCGGCAGACGTCCATCCAGGAAGTTGGTTAAAAGTAACCGGCCTGAACATAGATGCCGTTTTTTGCGGTTCTACAGGTTGCTTAAGTTGCTTGGAATGCCAAAACCACCAGGATGTTGTACCTAGTGCAGCAATGGCGACGAATAATGATGTATATAGTATTTTCTTTTTCATAGAGGACAATTTTTACACGTTATGGAGGATAATGCAACCAAAAGCTGGTTATTTTTAAACCAAATTATGAGCTACAGCTTTTAAAAGGTCAATAGTATACCCCATCAACCAATTGATTTCATTTATTTTATTGAGGGAAGTACCTAGACAGCTCCTAAATAACGCCAACTACTAATCCCTAAGCGAATTAGACGCTCCTTGCCCACACAATTCGCTATTGTTCCTGCACTAAGATAACGAATTTGCAAAAAAGAAACCGCTATCCCCTCCTCCTGTGACACCACCGAAATGCGTTGATGATGGCTTGCTCGTTTTTGCCCTTGCTCATAAACCACCAAACAGGGAAAGGAACCTAAATCCTCGATAAAATACTGATAACTTAGCTCCCCATTCTTAAAAGAACAGCCTTGGTGCTGCAACAAAGTATCCAATGCATGATTGGCGTCGTCTTGATGGCGAATGCAACTCGAGGCAAAAAATTTTTGCTGCGCTAATTGGAGAGCTACTGCCTCTAACTGATAAAAACGTTGGTGCAAGGCCTCTTGATGATTACTTGTTTTGAAATAGAGCAACAGATGCTGCATGGAGCTTACTACCAACAAACTAATAACTGCCGTAATTAGTAAGACAATTAGAAAAATAAATCCCTGGTCCTTTCGTTTCATGAGCCCCGCACCGTAACCATAATATCCTGCATGTCTCCCTCTACAAGCCCCAAGGTTACTTGCACCACAACAGTTCCATGTCTGCGTTGCCGACGGCTATGTAAAGACCGAATGAATGAAGTAAGCTCCTCTGACTGGCCAAGTTGGTAAAATAAAGCAGGTTTTCCTTCAGCATTTTTCTTAATAAACCAACGCTCCTCCCAATATTCACCTACATAAACAGTACCTCTATACTTAAACTGCAAAGGCTTAGCTAAAGTAATTAATACTCCTTTTGCATGGGGCTTCATCGTGAAACTTTGGTGTATTTCTGCCTGTTCACAGTCCGCAATAATTAAGGGGTGTTTTTTATTAAATGAAGTAGCATGAGGCACAAGAATCTGCTGTGTATTGAATATGCTTCGTACCTCCGCAAACTGCTCATGCATGCGATTGATTTGCAGTAAATATCGTGGTCCATTTTCGATGTATAAACCAGGAACCGACTTCCCCTGTTTTTTTAGATTTAACTGCTCGATGCCCAGACATGGGGTAAAGCCCGCCCTACGAATGCTGTCACTCAATAAATCACTAACCCAGCGCAGATCAAAATGCGTGGCAAGTAGGCGTTCCATTTCCATATAACCCTGTTTACTTTGGCCATAAAATTGCATCAGCGTCGTCATGAGCAAACTTGCTAGAAACAAACCGATTAATACTTCTGATAAGCTAATTCCTGACTGATTCTTCATGAAGAACCTGTTAACTTCTGATGGTGTCGAGTAAGAACATTCAGTTTGGCAGCATGATGTATACGCAATACCATGTCTTGAGCGTTATCTTCAATCTGTAACTGATAGCCTGGAGGAGGAACAGGAAGCTGTTGCAGCTGAGCGAATAAGGCTTCGTCAATTGCATCCAAAAACCACGTGCTTTGTTCCCGCCAGATTATTTGTCTGAGTAATTGCTTACTTTGCCATTGCTGCTGCAATAAAAATAAAGCGACCAGTGTCACGAGCAAAAGCGATGCCAGCACTTCGACAAGGGAAAATCCCTGTTGCTGATTCATAGTCCATAATTCCTGAGGTTGGTTAACCTGCGCAGAATAGCGCCCTAATTAGCAAAACTCAAGTAGATACTGTTTCTACATAATATTGACTTAATCTTTATCCCGTACAATACAATTTTTTTTAATAAGAGTGTTATTGATGAACAAAGTTGTCATTATTGGTGCGGGGCCCATAGGACTCTACCTTGCTTACAAACTGATGCAAAAAGGAATTAAAGCCTCCATTTTTGATCCGCGCGCAGGTGTTTATTTACGCCCAGGGCATGTGAACAAAGAAGATCTGCAAAAGGTGTTGAAAGAAATAAATGAAACAAAACCAATAACGAAACGCGTTCATATCAAAGATGTTGAGCGTGTACTTTATAAAAAAATCCAATATCTTAACATTCCGGTAGAAAAGAAATTGTTTGTTCGTTTAAGCACAACCGGAAAAGGCGTTATTGTGGCCAATGATGAGAACGTAGAAGAGTTCATCGAATGTGATTTCGTTTTTGATTGCACCGGCTCGAAACGAAGCGTGGTCCATGCAGTAAATAACATCATCTCACCGAAACCATTTACTATCAAACCCATTGTCACCGAAGTTAATGTAAAAAATAACTTTCTTGCCTATGTCAAAATGGATGAGGCCCACAAAAGCCTGATTGACCTATTTGAAAATAAAGCAAACCGATTTAACCCTGACATTGAAGAACCACTTCTTTATGCCCGAAGGATAGAACAAGTTCGCGCTTTAGGCTGGAAGGAACTGGGTTACCCTAAATACTATAGCGTCAACTTTGGTGAAGAAAAAGTGTGTATCTATATGGAAGCTCCCGATAATTTACCAAAAGAGCTGGAAAGTGCCTGGGTTGAAACGTTATTGCGTAGTATGTCTGGATTTGATTCCATCTCCTTTAAAAAATTAGAACCCTCGAAAAAACCGCGTTTTGTCCAGTTTCAAGTTTATCCGCAGGAAGTTAAAGAAGTTGTCTTTGAACATAAAAACTATCCGACTGTAATCCCGCTGGGTGATGCACAAATGGAACCCCATTATCGCCTAGCTTTAGGATTAAAATCAGGCATGGGACGAGTGGATTTGCTCATCGATCATATCGAAGCACATCAAAATAATATTGCTTATTTTGATGCTCAAGAATATTTTGAAGTGATTAAAAAAAATCTCAAAAATCATAGAACTCGAGTAACATCTCATTTTGAAGACCGTGCGCAATATCATGCAAACTGGTTAGTACAAGCAGAGAAACATTATGAGGACGCGATTCAAAAAGCAAAAGAACAGCAAGAACCTACAGCCCATTTTGAAAAAACACTCATAGAAATCAAGGCACGAAATAATTATCAACAAGTACAACAACGGCTAGCAGAGCTTGGTAACGAAGAGAAGATCCGCCAACAAATCGATGCTAACCCTGAGAAGATGAAGCTGCAATTAGAATCTATATACAAGCTACTAAAGGAAGCACAGGCTAATTTACCAGAGTCATTTGCTACAGAGCATGCGAAATTAGCACAAAATTTAGTGCATATTGCTAAAGTATGGAAAGAACTCGGTAATCATTATTTTAAAAAACAATTGTTCACCACTACTAAGCTCATGTTTGAAAAAGGTTTAGCCATTTACGACGAGATTAAACTACAAGAAACACATGCCCTGGCAGAATTGACCCTTTATTCCAATTTAATTGTGTGCAAACGTAAATTGAATGAGAATGAAGAAATTATTGGACTTGGAAAAAAAGCCTTATTAATATATCCGAAAAGTCCAGAGCTCATGGTGATTAGTAGAAAAATTCTAGCCAATTTGCTTATTTCCATGGAGGAGCAGGTAAATACGGGTATGCTTCACTCACAAGAGTTCAAGGTGCAAACTCAAGAGCTTTGCGAATTACATCCT
Above is a genomic segment from Legionella lytica containing:
- a CDS encoding polysaccharide deacetylase family protein; translated protein: MLRRWTAVALLFCTLPCFAADEHEIAITIDDLPFVGSGTSTPASLKRTQDRFMAIVKALVDNQVPATGFVIGGAVAKNEWDLLETFRNQGFALGNHTYTHDSLNSMSANKYIADIERADVKLAPVMTEPKYFRYPYLAEGTGEKKQQVMNYLAAHQYTIAPVTIDSKDYEFNAQFYRIPYRKRAQSINQFKKRYLAYIWKQTLAAERRTNKYNGQPIKQILLIHANLLNSYCLEDIIEMYKKNGYKFISLADALRGDTVPSLNAGAESPNLAEQTPKEAVVNKAAP
- the mltA gene encoding murein transglycosylase A, with the translated sequence MKKKILYTSLFVAIAALGTTSWWFWHSKQLKQPVEPQKTASMFRPVTFNQLPGWTSADLKRSLATFQVSCRAFVKQNPEQVVGTDHIELQVKDWQPACAAALSIDSITDKSAKLFFEEWFQPVEFFDPESGPGLFTGYYVPTIKGSYTKSKEFSVPLYETPDDLITSDLGMFSGDLKNRRIVGRLVKKQLVPYYTRAQITRGALKDKAKVLVWINSPIDRLFLEIQGSGLIELEDGERISVGYDAQNGQPYTAIAGVLIRKGVMTRHNASMQAIKRYLTEHPKQLNPVINENKSFVFFRKMNQGVALGAQGVWLTPGYSLAVDKQWIPLGTPLWLNTTRPNSLKPDENKPMQRLMIAQDTGGAIRGKIRGDVFWGDGDRATSIAGHMKNTGHYWLLLPKHAISRVAQVSSK
- a CDS encoding type II secretion system protein; protein product: MKRKDQGFIFLIVLLITAVISLLVVSSMQHLLLYFKTSNHQEALHQRFYQLEAVALQLAQQKFFASSCIRHQDDANHALDTLLQHQGCSFKNGELSYQYFIEDLGSFPCLVVYEQGQKRASHHQRISVVSQEEGIAVSFLQIRYLSAGTIANCVGKERLIRLGISSWRYLGAV
- a CDS encoding PilW family protein, coding for MKNQSGISLSEVLIGLFLASLLMTTLMQFYGQSKQGYMEMERLLATHFDLRWVSDLLSDSIRRAGFTPCLGIEQLNLKKQGKSVPGLYIENGPRYLLQINRMHEQFAEVRSIFNTQQILVPHATSFNKKHPLIIADCEQAEIHQSFTMKPHAKGVLITLAKPLQFKYRGTVYVGEYWEERWFIKKNAEGKPALFYQLGQSEELTSFIRSLHSRRQRRHGTVVVQVTLGLVEGDMQDIMVTVRGS
- a CDS encoding type IV pilus modification PilV family protein: MNQQQGFSLVEVLASLLLVTLVALFLLQQQWQSKQLLRQIIWREQSTWFLDAIDEALFAQLQQLPVPPPGYQLQIEDNAQDMVLRIHHAAKLNVLTRHHQKLTGSS
- a CDS encoding NAD(P)/FAD-dependent oxidoreductase; translation: MNKVVIIGAGPIGLYLAYKLMQKGIKASIFDPRAGVYLRPGHVNKEDLQKVLKEINETKPITKRVHIKDVERVLYKKIQYLNIPVEKKLFVRLSTTGKGVIVANDENVEEFIECDFVFDCTGSKRSVVHAVNNIISPKPFTIKPIVTEVNVKNNFLAYVKMDEAHKSLIDLFENKANRFNPDIEEPLLYARRIEQVRALGWKELGYPKYYSVNFGEEKVCIYMEAPDNLPKELESAWVETLLRSMSGFDSISFKKLEPSKKPRFVQFQVYPQEVKEVVFEHKNYPTVIPLGDAQMEPHYRLALGLKSGMGRVDLLIDHIEAHQNNIAYFDAQEYFEVIKKNLKNHRTRVTSHFEDRAQYHANWLVQAEKHYEDAIQKAKEQQEPTAHFEKTLIEIKARNNYQQVQQRLAELGNEEKIRQQIDANPEKMKLQLESIYKLLKEAQANLPESFATEHAKLAQNLVHIAKVWKELGNHYFKKQLFTTTKLMFEKGLAIYDEIKLQETHALAELTLYSNLIVCKRKLNENEEIIGLGKKALLIYPKSPELMVISRKILANLLISMEEQVNTGMLHSQEFKVQTQELCELHPELVDQQLKKNLTGMGNITHYMQEFGLFKQDIKVDKPNPQPTSITSNFIM